In a single window of the Desulfovibrio sp. ZJ209 genome:
- a CDS encoding outer membrane beta-barrel protein: protein MKRILVIAALVLTLALPGLAAAEGTGMYLAPKFLMSIQDTGTVSRSSALAGSGVDDYSQFTLGGALAVGYDFWTQQMIPLRFEVEFALRGNSEKSWSDNGVRVDKIKGTWNNSTLFANLFWDFHNDTAFTPFIGAGLGLAFNYTGFDITANNGDKFSVDDRFTNFAWNAGAGVSYNFNDNFAVDASYRFVGLGYNEVSTTYNGQKYEIASDPYNNEFMLGLRFAF, encoded by the coding sequence ATGAAACGGATTCTCGTCATTGCGGCGCTGGTTCTCACCCTGGCCCTGCCCGGGCTTGCTGCCGCCGAAGGAACGGGGATGTATCTGGCGCCGAAATTCCTCATGTCCATCCAGGACACGGGTACCGTTTCGCGCTCCAGCGCCCTTGCCGGTTCGGGCGTGGACGATTACAGCCAGTTCACCCTCGGCGGCGCGCTCGCCGTGGGCTACGATTTCTGGACGCAGCAGATGATCCCGCTGCGCTTCGAGGTCGAGTTCGCCCTGCGCGGCAACAGCGAAAAAAGCTGGAGCGACAACGGGGTGCGCGTGGACAAGATCAAGGGCACCTGGAACAATTCCACCCTCTTCGCCAACCTTTTCTGGGACTTCCACAACGACACCGCCTTCACGCCCTTTATCGGCGCCGGCCTGGGCCTTGCCTTCAACTACACGGGCTTTGACATCACCGCCAACAATGGCGATAAGTTCTCGGTGGATGACCGGTTCACCAACTTCGCCTGGAACGCGGGCGCCGGCGTCTCCTACAACTTCAACGACAACTTCGCCGTGGACGCGTCCTACCGTTTCGTGGGCCTCGGCTACAACGAAGTGAGCACCACGTATAACGGCCAGAAGTACGAGATCGCAAGCGACCCGTACAACAACGAGTTCATGCTCGGCCTGCGTTTCGCCTTCTAG
- a CDS encoding outer membrane protein transport protein encodes MRLVRGLCCACALLLALCGVARAEGFALNEWSARGVSLAGGLVGRADDVSALAYNAAGITQLPGTQLMAGLAFIAPMGTIDADLLGGRKHDTTTKPATFMAPHGFVSHQLNDELWLGLGVFSRFGVGNSYAQDWVGRYNVYDVGLQTISFVPTVAWKINDMFSVSAGVEVLYAGFYMGNKIPTMQLTAAVPSQGPDNDLQLQGDGWGVGAQFGLHMRFNEQWSVGLAYKSQVTLNIDGDVEFGRQGEPNLFATMGRVPEARNCGANATVQLPDSLALGVAYRPLDELSFEVGAVWTRWSTYNALNIYMDSGYASINDKAARDGVNLNASVEYRPLDWWALRAGVSYETPVLNEKHADFLMPTYGRTTLGLGTGVKWNDLTLDFAYAHLWINSMDYGQTDAAGLLAGPGSPSRITDAHSKNVVANIYMFSVGYSF; translated from the coding sequence ATGAGGCTCGTTCGCGGCCTGTGCTGTGCGTGTGCGCTCTTGCTGGCTCTTTGCGGTGTGGCGCGGGCCGAGGGCTTTGCTCTCAATGAGTGGAGCGCCAGGGGCGTTTCCCTCGCCGGTGGTCTTGTGGGGCGCGCCGATGACGTATCGGCCCTAGCCTACAATGCCGCCGGCATCACCCAGCTCCCGGGCACGCAGCTCATGGCCGGCCTCGCCTTCATCGCCCCCATGGGCACCATCGACGCCGACCTTCTGGGCGGCCGCAAGCACGACACCACCACCAAGCCCGCCACCTTCATGGCCCCGCACGGCTTCGTAAGCCACCAGCTCAATGACGAGCTCTGGCTCGGGCTCGGGGTCTTCTCGCGTTTCGGCGTGGGCAACAGTTACGCGCAGGACTGGGTGGGCCGCTACAATGTCTATGACGTAGGGCTCCAGACCATCTCCTTCGTGCCCACCGTGGCCTGGAAGATCAACGACATGTTTTCCGTCTCCGCCGGAGTGGAGGTGCTCTACGCCGGCTTTTACATGGGCAACAAGATCCCCACCATGCAGCTCACCGCCGCCGTCCCCAGCCAGGGCCCGGACAATGACCTCCAGTTGCAGGGCGACGGCTGGGGCGTGGGCGCCCAGTTCGGGTTGCACATGCGTTTCAACGAGCAGTGGTCGGTGGGCCTCGCCTACAAGAGCCAGGTGACCCTGAACATCGACGGCGATGTGGAGTTCGGCCGCCAGGGCGAGCCCAACCTGTTCGCCACCATGGGGCGCGTGCCCGAGGCGCGCAATTGCGGCGCCAACGCCACCGTGCAATTGCCCGATTCCCTTGCCTTGGGCGTGGCCTACAGGCCGCTCGACGAACTGAGCTTCGAGGTGGGCGCCGTCTGGACGCGCTGGTCCACCTACAACGCGCTCAACATCTATATGGACAGCGGCTACGCCTCCATCAACGACAAGGCGGCGCGTGACGGCGTGAACCTGAACGCGAGCGTGGAATACCGCCCCCTCGACTGGTGGGCGCTGCGGGCCGGCGTGTCCTATGAAACGCCTGTGCTCAACGAAAAGCACGCCGACTTCCTCATGCCCACCTATGGGCGCACCACCCTGGGCCTCGGCACCGGCGTGAAATGGAATGACCTGACCCTTGATTTCGCCTACGCCCACCTGTGGATCAATTCCATGGACTATGGCCAGACCGACGCCGCAGGGCTGCTCGCCGGGCCCGGCTCCCCCTCCCGCATCACCGATGCCCACTCGAAGAACGTGGTCGCCAACATCTACATGTTCTCCGTGGGCTATTCCTTCTGA
- a CDS encoding elongation factor G: MPSPLETQRTYALVGTGGCGKTSLAEMLLFNAGAITRMGAIEDGTTSLDYEPEEVRRRGSIQPAVATFLWNKDRHFFVDVPGDGNFTGDMEYLLKGVDSVLFVLDAVDGVRPLTKKFWSLVRAQNLPAIAVINKLDRDRADFHMAFDGLAALGIKPVALQLPIMEGDVYAGVADVLSGKAWRFGPDGKLTEMEMPAALADDMALLRDVTVENIAESDEVLMEKYLEEGSLSLEDLQAGLRTGVRNGELVPVLTCSALENKGGKAILDAVEALLPSPLDRPPFVGVDGSERAAAPEGPVACFVFKTLADPFAGQLSLLRVLSGTIDGDATLKNMRSDENERVGNLLYLVGKTQAPCKEPVGPGALVAVAKLKNTRTGDTLSDEKAPFALAVPDLPPQLITYALAPKEKGEEDKVYAAMQRLLDEDITLKLGRDEETGDILLSGMGQLHIELSVEKAKRRFKTDIVLKTPKVPYRETVRGKCQVQGRHKKQSGGRGQFGDCWIEMEGLPRGSGYVFEDAIVGGVIPRQYIPAIDKGIQEAAGRGFLAGCQVVDFRVKVYDGSYHTVDSSEMAFKVAGSLAFKKAMETLKPVLLEPIVLLTVSIPDESMGDVIGDLSSRRGKVLGSDSQGGLTEIKAHVPMSEVLRYAPDLRSMTGGQGFFTMEFDHYEEAPQPVAEKVIAEHEAARAAE, from the coding sequence ATGCCAAGCCCTTTGGAAACCCAACGCACATACGCGCTCGTCGGCACCGGCGGTTGCGGCAAGACATCCCTGGCCGAAATGCTCCTTTTCAATGCCGGCGCCATCACGCGCATGGGGGCCATCGAGGACGGCACCACGAGCCTTGACTACGAACCCGAAGAAGTGCGCCGCCGCGGCTCCATCCAGCCCGCCGTCGCCACCTTTCTCTGGAACAAGGACCGCCATTTCTTCGTGGACGTGCCCGGCGACGGCAACTTCACGGGCGACATGGAATACCTGCTCAAGGGCGTGGACAGCGTGCTCTTCGTGCTGGACGCCGTGGACGGCGTGCGCCCGCTGACCAAGAAATTCTGGAGCCTCGTGCGCGCCCAGAACCTGCCGGCCATCGCCGTTATCAACAAGCTCGACCGCGACCGTGCGGACTTCCACATGGCCTTCGACGGCCTCGCCGCGCTCGGCATCAAGCCCGTGGCGCTCCAGCTGCCCATCATGGAGGGCGATGTGTACGCAGGCGTTGCCGACGTGCTCTCCGGCAAGGCATGGCGCTTCGGCCCGGACGGCAAGCTCACCGAGATGGAGATGCCGGCCGCCCTTGCCGACGACATGGCGCTCTTGCGCGACGTGACGGTGGAGAACATCGCCGAGAGCGACGAAGTCCTCATGGAAAAATACCTCGAGGAAGGCAGCCTCTCGCTGGAAGACCTGCAGGCGGGCCTGCGCACGGGCGTGCGCAACGGCGAGCTCGTGCCCGTGCTCACCTGCTCGGCGCTGGAAAACAAGGGCGGCAAGGCCATCCTCGACGCGGTGGAGGCGCTTCTCCCCTCCCCGCTCGACCGGCCGCCCTTCGTGGGCGTGGACGGCTCGGAGCGCGCGGCCGCCCCGGAAGGCCCGGTGGCCTGCTTCGTCTTCAAGACCCTGGCCGACCCCTTCGCGGGGCAGCTCTCCCTGTTGCGCGTCCTCTCCGGCACCATCGATGGCGACGCCACCCTGAAGAACATGCGCAGCGACGAGAACGAGCGCGTGGGCAACCTGCTCTATCTCGTGGGCAAGACCCAGGCGCCCTGCAAGGAGCCCGTGGGCCCGGGGGCGCTCGTGGCCGTGGCCAAGCTCAAGAACACCCGCACCGGCGACACGCTCTCCGATGAAAAGGCGCCCTTTGCGCTGGCCGTGCCGGACCTGCCGCCGCAGCTCATCACCTATGCCCTCGCCCCCAAGGAAAAGGGCGAGGAGGACAAGGTGTATGCGGCCATGCAACGCCTGCTCGACGAAGACATCACCCTCAAGCTCGGGCGTGACGAGGAGACGGGCGACATCCTCCTCTCCGGCATGGGGCAGCTGCACATCGAGCTCTCGGTGGAAAAGGCCAAGCGCCGCTTCAAGACCGACATCGTGCTGAAAACGCCCAAGGTGCCCTACCGCGAGACCGTGCGCGGCAAGTGCCAGGTGCAGGGGCGCCACAAGAAGCAGTCGGGCGGCCGTGGCCAGTTCGGCGACTGCTGGATCGAGATGGAGGGCCTTCCGCGCGGCTCGGGCTATGTGTTTGAAGACGCCATCGTGGGCGGCGTCATCCCGCGCCAGTATATCCCGGCCATCGACAAGGGCATCCAGGAAGCCGCGGGCCGGGGCTTTTTGGCCGGCTGCCAGGTGGTGGACTTCCGCGTCAAGGTCTATGACGGCAGCTACCACACGGTAGACTCGTCCGAAATGGCCTTCAAGGTGGCGGGCTCCCTGGCCTTCAAGAAAGCCATGGAAACGCTCAAGCCCGTGCTGCTCGAGCCCATCGTGCTGCTCACCGTGTCCATCCCCGACGAAAGCATGGGCGATGTCATCGGCGACCTCTCCTCGAGGCGCGGCAAGGTGCTGGGCTCGGACTCGCAGGGCGGCCTCACGGAGATCAAGGCCCATGTGCCCATGAGCGAAGTGCTCCGCTATGCGCCCGACCTGCGCTCCATGACCGGCGGCCAGGGCTTCTTCACCATGGAATTTGACCACTATGAGGAAGCGCCGCAGCCCGTGGCCGAAAAGGTCATCGCCGAGCATGAGGCCGCCCGCGCCGCGGAATAG
- a CDS encoding DnaA/Hda family protein: MQGTWADISANLKKMLDSGVFRVWIAPLRAVIDGTELRLAVPSAFMAEWLERHLLKTLREAAAPVLGVAADAVRVRLVTAQDGGEAPGAAAPAGAAELVAGVLPALGRSARADAAAQLPLPEAAPRLVDAAQRPLARWRHSFEDFIIGPSNSMAVAAARDICQRGGQVRTLFVTGASGLGKTHLTQSAGQAISGDGPSPRIAYLTAEEFASRFVQALKCRDVEGFKSRLRDLDVLLLEDVHFLQRKKAMQELALAVIKGLQDRGARVILTSSFAPRELRDMDPQLVSHFCSGILTCIGRPDREMRSRILTHKAKSFQVLLPDEVRDLLASRLHGDVRQLESCLNSLIFKARLLNCGLNVDLAMEVVGQYAGEAQGLDMEAIIRLVCESYGLSEAQLRSRSRRQECVQGRNTVFYLARKHTELSLEDIGSAFNRRHSTVLRSITAVERELAKESRLGRQIARAVSLIERSAGCGVPDGM; encoded by the coding sequence ATGCAAGGCACATGGGCGGATATTTCTGCAAATCTCAAGAAAATGCTGGATTCCGGCGTTTTCAGGGTCTGGATTGCACCGTTGCGCGCCGTCATTGACGGCACGGAACTGCGCCTGGCCGTGCCCAGCGCCTTCATGGCCGAATGGCTGGAGCGCCATCTTTTAAAGACGCTCCGCGAGGCCGCGGCGCCCGTGCTCGGCGTGGCCGCGGATGCCGTGCGCGTGCGGCTCGTTACGGCGCAGGATGGCGGAGAGGCCCCGGGAGCCGCCGCACCGGCCGGCGCCGCCGAGCTCGTTGCCGGTGTCTTGCCCGCTCTCGGCCGGAGCGCCCGGGCCGATGCGGCCGCGCAGCTGCCGCTCCCCGAAGCCGCGCCCAGGCTCGTGGACGCGGCCCAGCGCCCCCTTGCCCGCTGGCGGCACAGTTTCGAGGATTTCATCATCGGCCCGAGCAACAGCATGGCCGTCGCCGCCGCGCGGGATATTTGCCAAAGAGGCGGCCAGGTGCGCACGCTCTTCGTCACCGGGGCTTCGGGGCTCGGCAAGACCCATCTCACCCAGTCCGCGGGGCAGGCCATCAGCGGTGACGGCCCAAGCCCGCGCATCGCCTACCTGACGGCGGAGGAATTCGCCTCGCGCTTTGTGCAGGCGCTCAAGTGCAGGGACGTGGAGGGCTTCAAGAGCCGCCTGCGCGACCTTGATGTGCTGCTCCTCGAGGATGTGCATTTTCTCCAGCGCAAGAAGGCCATGCAGGAACTGGCGCTCGCTGTCATCAAGGGCCTGCAGGACCGCGGCGCCCGTGTCATCCTGACCTCATCCTTCGCGCCGCGCGAACTTCGCGACATGGATCCGCAGCTCGTCTCGCATTTCTGTTCCGGCATCCTCACGTGCATCGGGCGCCCGGACAGGGAAATGCGCAGCCGCATCCTCACGCACAAGGCCAAGAGCTTCCAGGTGCTCCTGCCCGACGAGGTGCGCGACCTTCTGGCCTCGCGCCTGCACGGCGATGTGCGCCAGCTCGAATCCTGCCTGAACAGCCTCATCTTCAAGGCTCGCCTGCTCAACTGCGGCCTCAATGTGGACCTCGCCATGGAAGTGGTGGGCCAGTACGCGGGCGAGGCGCAGGGCCTCGACATGGAGGCCATCATCCGCCTGGTCTGCGAAAGCTACGGCCTCAGCGAGGCGCAGCTGCGCTCCCGCTCGCGCCGGCAGGAATGCGTGCAGGGCCGCAATACCGTGTTCTACCTCGCGCGCAAGCATACCGAGCTCTCGCTGGAAGACATCGGCAGCGCCTTCAACCGGCGCCACTCCACGGTGCTTCGCAGCATCACCGCCGTGGAACGCGAGCTCGCCAAGGAGTCCCGCCTCGGGCGCCAGATTGCCCGCGCGGTGAGCCTCATCGAGCGCAGCGCCGGCTGCGGCGTTCCCGACGGGATGTAA